Proteins encoded in a region of the Watersipora subatra chromosome 5, tzWatSuba1.1, whole genome shotgun sequence genome:
- the LOC137396357 gene encoding solute carrier family 35 member E1-like isoform X2 gives MPMFTIILSRIFMNETQTFPVYLSILPIIAGVCVATATELSFDLAGLVSALIATLGFSCLNIFTKKALRDTGIHHLRMLLIISKITFIMFIPVWLFIDLRNILSDDNVMKGDKVIRCIVLLIADAFANFTINVVAFTLLSLVTPLSYAVANATKRIVIISSSLILLRNPVTTANVGGMLLAVLGVLMYNKAKYDQAKLKRQQLLPLVRSEPNIFHRNLHLSPLHRTNTEFDLQNHVSLLPTSDAYLNGIAPVDGYR, from the exons ATGCCGATGTTCACTATCATTCTCTCTCGCATTTTCATGAATGAAACACAGACATTTCCA GTTTACCTATCTATATTGCCTATCATAGCAGGGGTATGCGTTGCTACAGCCACTGAATTGTCGTTTGACCTGGCAGGTCTTGTCAGTGCCCTCATTGCAACCCTCGGATTCTCCTGTCTCAATATATTCACTAAAAAG GCTCTGAGAGATACAGGGATCCACCACCTCCGTATGCTTCTCATTATCTCTAAAATCACATTCATTATGTTCATCCCTGTCTGGCTATTTATAGACCTGAGGAATATTCTCTCTGACGACAATGTG ATGAAGGGTGATAAGGTAATTCGATGTATCGTCTTGCTAATTGCCGATGCTTTCGCTAACTTTACCATAAACGTAGTCGCCTTTACCCTCCTATCACTTGTCACGCCCCTCAGCTATGCAGTGGCCAATGCTACAAAACGTATAGTTATCATCAGCTCTTCGCTCATCCTCCTCCGTAATCCAGTCACCACGGCTAATGTTGGAGGGATGCTACTTGCAGTGCTCGGAGTCCTCATGTACAATAAG GCTAAATATGATCAGGCAAAATTGAAGAGACAGCAGCTCCTACCGCTGGTGAGGAGTGAGCCTAATATCTTTCATAGGAATCTCCACCTCTCACCACTTCACAGAACCAACACAGAGTTTGACCTCCAAAACCATGTCAGTCTGCTTCCTACCAGTGATGCATATTTGAATGGTATAGCTCCTGTTGATGGCTACAGGTAG
- the LOC137396420 gene encoding damage-control phosphatase ARMT1-like isoform X1, which produces MAPLTDIPARLSASKEGSWAWQTVKSRLPVILVTVINTLHQEKDQLVEKHGPEGGCQSKATIALLAKLRYEIMTDKPLTRLEDNLPDSKLWNSFLDELYKCEDSPRWFLTPWLYIECLMYRQIVSALHQSKLLSIFDPFAGGKKASWKNSEDAIHSVLGFLNKQTCSPPADIENVKSLVRQFLELSLWGNKCDLSISSGQDNSQTSNPLKQIGQLDEFLLVDDYECLWSQLLQLREKHGGCNSVRIDIILDNAGFELLSDLCLAEVLLTVGMASQIMFHIKSYPWFVSDTTEDDVKYCLSKLQQSDMMLERCQGNAWAARVNEGSFVFRKDEYWTLPHDYAAMREKCPKLYTLLSDSDLLIFKGDLNYRKLLGDREWPCEATFDEALLAFNPAPMLSLRTLKAELCVGLEIGMMEKLTKQDKEWMVSGKYAVIQFTDTVLPLHLPSKADSSGDSRQKVAIQSTVTVIE; this is translated from the exons GTCATGGGCATGGCAAACAGTAAAGAGCAGACTCCCCGTCATACTAGTTACTGTCATAAACACTCTGCATCAAGAGAAAGACCAGCTTGTTGAGAAACATGGGCCG GAGGGAGGCTGCCAAAGCAAAGCTACAATAGCGCTGCTAGCTAAACTTCGGTATGAGATAATGACTGACAAACCTCTGACCAGACTCGAGGACAACCTGCCTGACTCAAAGCTCTGGAACTCCTTTTTAGATGAATTGTACAAGTGTGAAG ATTCTCCACGATGGTTCCTTACTCCCTGGCTCTACATTGAGTGCCTTATGTACAGACAGATAGTTTCAGCCCTTCACCAGAG CAAGCTGCTGTCAATCTTTGACCCTTTTGCTGGTGGTAAAAAAGCAAGCTGGAAGAATTCAGAAGACGCCATTCACTCTGTACTCGGCTTTCTCAACAAGCAAACTTGCTCTCCTCCTGCAGATATCGAAAATGTTAAATCTCTAGTCCGTCAATTTTTAGAG CTATCCCTTTGGGGAAATAAGTGTGACCTGAGTATTTCATCTGGTCAAGACAACTCACAGACATCCAACCCTCTAAAGCAAATCGGTCAACTTGATGAGTTTTTATTGGTGGATGATTATGAGTGTTTATGGAGTCAGCTGCTTCAGCTGCGTGAGAAACATGGAGGGTGCAACTCCGTAAGAATAGACATAATCCTGGATAATGCAG GCTTTGAGTTACTTAGTGACCTTTGCCTAGCTGAGGTCTTACTTACGGTTGGGATGGCTAGCCAGATCATGTTTCACATCAAGTCATATCCTTGGTTCGTCTCCGACACGACCGAGGATGATGTCAAGTATTGCTTAAGCAAGCTGCAGCAGTCTGATATGATGCTGGAGCGATGCCAGGGCAATGCTTGGGCAGCCCGTGTCAATGAAG GTTCATTCGTCTTCAGGAAGGATGAATATTGGACGCTGCCACACGACTATGCCGCTATGAGGGAAAAGTGCCCAAAGCTTTACACTCTGCTGTCTGACAGCGATCTTCTCATCTTCAAAG GGGATCTCAACTACAGGAAGTTGCTCGGTGATCGGGAGTGGCCATGTGAAGCAACCTTTGATGAGGCATTGCTGGCGTTTAACCCCGCCCCAATGCTTTCTCTTCGAACGTTAAAAGCAGAGCTTTGCGTTGGTCTCGAAATAGGAATGATGGAAAAACTTACAAAGCAGGATAAAGAATGGATGGTGTCTGGAAAATATGCTGTTATCCAGTTTACAGACACTGTGTTACCACTGCACCTTCCCAGCAAGGCAGACTCCAGTGGTGACTCAAGACAGAAAGTGGCCATTCAATCAACTGTAACTGTCATTGAATAA
- the LOC137396357 gene encoding solute carrier family 35 member E1 homolog isoform X1: MSGSADEFTKRDAVKVALLCITWYTFSSSANIIVKTLLIDFPYPMTVTMVQLLSIWVYIQPVMRYCGTPQVDRMKTPWSYYFTMIFPLAFGKFITSVSAHISLWRTTVSYAHTVKATMPMFTIILSRIFMNETQTFPVYLSILPIIAGVCVATATELSFDLAGLVSALIATLGFSCLNIFTKKALRDTGIHHLRMLLIISKITFIMFIPVWLFIDLRNILSDDNVMKGDKVIRCIVLLIADAFANFTINVVAFTLLSLVTPLSYAVANATKRIVIISSSLILLRNPVTTANVGGMLLAVLGVLMYNKAKYDQAKLKRQQLLPLVRSEPNIFHRNLHLSPLHRTNTEFDLQNHVSLLPTSDAYLNGIAPVDGYR; the protein is encoded by the exons ATGAGCGGCTCAGCCGACGAGTTTACCAAAAGGGATGCCGTTAAGGTGGCTTTACTGTGTATTACGTGGTATACATTTTCTTCAAGTGCTaacattatagtaaaaactttaCTGATAGATTTTCCGTATCCTATGACGGTAACCATGGTACAACTATTAAGCATATGGGTTTATATTCAACCAGTCATGAGGTACTGCGGAACGCCTCAGGTCGATAGAATGAAAACGCCATGGAGTTATTACTTTACAATGATATTTCCTTTGGCTTTTGGAAAGTTTATTACTTCAGTTTCAGCTCACATCAGTCTTTGGCGAACAACCGTGTCTTATGCTCATACTG TTAAAGCCACGATGCCGATGTTCACTATCATTCTCTCTCGCATTTTCATGAATGAAACACAGACATTTCCA GTTTACCTATCTATATTGCCTATCATAGCAGGGGTATGCGTTGCTACAGCCACTGAATTGTCGTTTGACCTGGCAGGTCTTGTCAGTGCCCTCATTGCAACCCTCGGATTCTCCTGTCTCAATATATTCACTAAAAAG GCTCTGAGAGATACAGGGATCCACCACCTCCGTATGCTTCTCATTATCTCTAAAATCACATTCATTATGTTCATCCCTGTCTGGCTATTTATAGACCTGAGGAATATTCTCTCTGACGACAATGTG ATGAAGGGTGATAAGGTAATTCGATGTATCGTCTTGCTAATTGCCGATGCTTTCGCTAACTTTACCATAAACGTAGTCGCCTTTACCCTCCTATCACTTGTCACGCCCCTCAGCTATGCAGTGGCCAATGCTACAAAACGTATAGTTATCATCAGCTCTTCGCTCATCCTCCTCCGTAATCCAGTCACCACGGCTAATGTTGGAGGGATGCTACTTGCAGTGCTCGGAGTCCTCATGTACAATAAG GCTAAATATGATCAGGCAAAATTGAAGAGACAGCAGCTCCTACCGCTGGTGAGGAGTGAGCCTAATATCTTTCATAGGAATCTCCACCTCTCACCACTTCACAGAACCAACACAGAGTTTGACCTCCAAAACCATGTCAGTCTGCTTCCTACCAGTGATGCATATTTGAATGGTATAGCTCCTGTTGATGGCTACAGGTAG
- the LOC137396420 gene encoding damage-control phosphatase ARMT1-like isoform X2 — protein MTDKPLTRLEDNLPDSKLWNSFLDELYKCEDSPRWFLTPWLYIECLMYRQIVSALHQSKLLSIFDPFAGGKKASWKNSEDAIHSVLGFLNKQTCSPPADIENVKSLVRQFLELSLWGNKCDLSISSGQDNSQTSNPLKQIGQLDEFLLVDDYECLWSQLLQLREKHGGCNSVRIDIILDNAGFELLSDLCLAEVLLTVGMASQIMFHIKSYPWFVSDTTEDDVKYCLSKLQQSDMMLERCQGNAWAARVNEGSFVFRKDEYWTLPHDYAAMREKCPKLYTLLSDSDLLIFKGDLNYRKLLGDREWPCEATFDEALLAFNPAPMLSLRTLKAELCVGLEIGMMEKLTKQDKEWMVSGKYAVIQFTDTVLPLHLPSKADSSGDSRQKVAIQSTVTVIE, from the exons ATGACTGACAAACCTCTGACCAGACTCGAGGACAACCTGCCTGACTCAAAGCTCTGGAACTCCTTTTTAGATGAATTGTACAAGTGTGAAG ATTCTCCACGATGGTTCCTTACTCCCTGGCTCTACATTGAGTGCCTTATGTACAGACAGATAGTTTCAGCCCTTCACCAGAG CAAGCTGCTGTCAATCTTTGACCCTTTTGCTGGTGGTAAAAAAGCAAGCTGGAAGAATTCAGAAGACGCCATTCACTCTGTACTCGGCTTTCTCAACAAGCAAACTTGCTCTCCTCCTGCAGATATCGAAAATGTTAAATCTCTAGTCCGTCAATTTTTAGAG CTATCCCTTTGGGGAAATAAGTGTGACCTGAGTATTTCATCTGGTCAAGACAACTCACAGACATCCAACCCTCTAAAGCAAATCGGTCAACTTGATGAGTTTTTATTGGTGGATGATTATGAGTGTTTATGGAGTCAGCTGCTTCAGCTGCGTGAGAAACATGGAGGGTGCAACTCCGTAAGAATAGACATAATCCTGGATAATGCAG GCTTTGAGTTACTTAGTGACCTTTGCCTAGCTGAGGTCTTACTTACGGTTGGGATGGCTAGCCAGATCATGTTTCACATCAAGTCATATCCTTGGTTCGTCTCCGACACGACCGAGGATGATGTCAAGTATTGCTTAAGCAAGCTGCAGCAGTCTGATATGATGCTGGAGCGATGCCAGGGCAATGCTTGGGCAGCCCGTGTCAATGAAG GTTCATTCGTCTTCAGGAAGGATGAATATTGGACGCTGCCACACGACTATGCCGCTATGAGGGAAAAGTGCCCAAAGCTTTACACTCTGCTGTCTGACAGCGATCTTCTCATCTTCAAAG GGGATCTCAACTACAGGAAGTTGCTCGGTGATCGGGAGTGGCCATGTGAAGCAACCTTTGATGAGGCATTGCTGGCGTTTAACCCCGCCCCAATGCTTTCTCTTCGAACGTTAAAAGCAGAGCTTTGCGTTGGTCTCGAAATAGGAATGATGGAAAAACTTACAAAGCAGGATAAAGAATGGATGGTGTCTGGAAAATATGCTGTTATCCAGTTTACAGACACTGTGTTACCACTGCACCTTCCCAGCAAGGCAGACTCCAGTGGTGACTCAAGACAGAAAGTGGCCATTCAATCAACTGTAACTGTCATTGAATAA